CACCAGACTTGATTTCCATAGTTACAGCCTTCATTTGTAAGCACTTTATGTGATTAATTCAGAGTcaaatgtaaagaaaattacACTCTAGTTCTTGCTTTAAGTTGTAAATTTTTAGCACTCTCTATTTTAGCTTTTATGTCATGAGGTTTTTCAAAAAATCTCACAAAGGCTGGCTCATTTAATAAGGATGCCAGAATCTGTTCAAAGGCAAAAGACCATTCATGGTTCCCTTCCAAACCCTGTGCTCTACTGCCTTCAGTCTGCgcagagctgctttcctccTGCATCTCTCTGGGCACTTCAGCAGCCACTTCTGTAACAGCAGCTGGACTTCTGACAGGTGACATGGGACTCTGCAGCCTTCTGCCAACTTCTTCCATTTTCAGCAGGAGGCTGGTCACCACGGCAATAGCCCGATACAAGAGCTCCTCCTCAGGATCCCCATGGAACAGATTGTAGAGAGTTTTTGAGAACTGGATGAACTGAGACTACAGAGAGATACAGAGGAGACTGCTCAGAGAAGACcaacacagctgctctgtttcACTGCCTGTTGTATTCTCAGTCCAGTGCCTGGGGTTGCCTGGCACCTggtgcagctgctctgaagaCAGCCTGGACTAGCCCTGAGAAACCTGTGTGTGTCTCACAGTCCCTCTCTTGGTACATTACAGCAGTTTAAAAAGCCACAGTCTAATGACTGATGTGAAGTTTGAAATTAAAGGGATCCTACAAATCCTTCAGAAAGGTTGTAATAGGACTTAAAGGGTCCTAAAATAGACTTAAATAGGACTCAAACAGATTACCTGATTCATTCTTGGCAAATCctttacattttcttcttttttaagaaGTTCATCTTGCCATTGCTTCAGATATGCCTGAATGTcaaccttccccttccctttttgaaatggaagaagtggaaaaaaaaaagtgaacaaaCAAGAACTGAGATATTTCCATGAGGGATGATAAGCAAAAGAACTGGCATCTTCAATGTCATTCCTTCTCAACTGAGTGGTGGGGCCAAGGACTTACAGAGGACCAATACTTTTGCCCTTTTGCTCCCATGACTACACTTACATAAGAGGACAGAACATTAGCAGCACGCTAAGGTTCATGTTACTTAATATACTCTGTCACCACACACTTTCCCAGCTCTACTCCCCCAAAAGACACAGTTACCAAATGTGCCACCAGGATTCttttacctttttctgggcTGCTCTTCAGAGAACCACTTTCAAGATTATCCCCAACAGATGAAACTACAATTTagggggaaaagaaatgaagTTACTTATTTCAGAAAAGAGGACCAATGTTTCATTTCCCTTATCAAAAATTCCTTCCTTAAGGCACAAGACCCTCAATGTTCTCAGCATAGATTAGGTCAAGAAGAAACCACATGGTAAAATCTGCATACTTTCTATAAAAACAGAAGCCACTGTGAGGCAGAAGATCACCAATGAAACTGCTATTAATTAAATAATCTGTATATGTTCATGGTGCACGACttgaagagcagcaggaacagcacctATATATTGTCTACTTTaggcagataaaaaaaaaattaaaaagggatCTGTCTTCCCTATAAAAATTCCACAGGCTTCAAAAGTATTTGAAACAGATTATTTTATCAACTCCATAAATTTACTAAAGCTTTTTCAGCTCACTTGGtctaaaatgaaagcaaagaattaTGAAACACGCGCCTCAAAGTAAGTGTGGATttggtattttaatttttgaggcAGAAAATACCATTCCTTTAGGCTCAGgatgagaaatgaaaacagCCATCACTTCAACACTGCAGCAGGCTGCCCACAATGCTGACAAATGCCAACCAAATACACTCCCCTATTTCCATGTAAACACTCAGGGGCCTTTGAATTCAACCATCAGATGAGCTATCCACAACTTCTGCACAAGTTTATTAAGTTGTAACTATCTACAGAAGATCTTCACAAGGGATTCTGTGAACAGGGATATGATTTACTGGATTTACTCGTTTTCAGAAGAATGCTCCCCATTTTTCACAGGATAATTAATAGATTTCTTCTAGTATTCTGCAGGCAAAACCTCACACTCTGGAGCTTACCATTGAGCTGGCTGAAGTGCATCAGTTCTTCTTTTGAAAGATCATCCCCTTTGGAAGGGCTTAGAGATTCTACTTCAGTAAAAGCTGcaacaaataattaaataaagtGGGTTCATGGAGTCCAGGCATTACCAAAGCAGCGATAATGATGACAAAACCCAAAGACAGCTCCCCCCAAATGTCACTGTTTCTCACTTACCTGGAGGGATGTGCAACTTAAAAAGAAACTTGAGTTTGTCAGTGAAGCTTCCATTATACATCGTATCTGTTAGGGGAAAGGACAGTCTATTCAACTGGACCAAACTTTATAACACTCTCTCAACTTAAACAAATACAACCCAGAGATTGGAACTGGACATGTGCCCTACCTTACAGGGAGTATAATTAGATATGAAGCTTAAAGAAAGCTCTATCACCTGTGGCTGAGCCTGGGGTTAGCCTACACTGATGAAAGAACACTAATAATGTCTATGACTTACTAAAATAAAACGACAGCaccaaaagaaataaagcactAATGTCTCAGCATTTCCCttaaatttttgtttcctgaacATACCACTTTGaaaacaagatgaaaaaaagagagcagtGAGCCAAGAATACTTTCCATTTTCCAGAGGAATAAGGCATTGGTCATCCTGCACAATCAGTGTAAAAGATTACTTAGTATGAAGATTTATCATAAACCAAACAGGCTGGGCATGAGATCAGACCATTCTTCATTTGTGGATATATTGATGGCCAAgccatatttaaatttaatctcCAAGAGGAAACTATTCTGCCTGCaataaaaatcacattatttGACCCTGTGTTAAGAGACTAAATCTCCTCAGCTTTTTGTATAGAGTATGGAAGGTGATACACCCCAGGACTGCTCCCAGGAGCCTTGTGAATGTGCTCATGTATGTTTTGCTGCCATACCAAGAACACAGGCAAATTGTTTGAAGTTTATAAGGCAGTTGGAACTCTCATCCATCAGTCGGAATGTCCAGAGAGCCAGAGAGTCTCTGTTGGCACAGTGTGACCAGGGGCTCAGGAGGTGGCAGAGAACCCTGAACTGCTGGCAATCAATCCGGTACTGCTCAAGGTAGGGCAGGCTGGCATCatggtgctgcagcacaggactATTTACACTCCAgtaacaggaaagaaaatgctcCTTCTGCAAAGCAAAGATAAAACATTAGGTTTCAGGAAACAACAAGTCTCTCTGGGGGAAAGATGTGAGGAGTTAACTATATAATGAGCAGTACAGCTGGCATGTAAAACATAtattgagtccaacctttaTCTCCATTCACTAAAACCATTTCAAAGTCTACTGTTAAGACGCCTGTTTGGTAAGTGAGGAAAATGGCACATTACCTTGAATAATTCATAAAGCTCTTCAAGATCACTAGGACTGAATTTTACTTCTTGAGACACAACACGTAGCTGGAACAAAGTcgaaaaaaaattcattaatgTGTCCTCCCTCTTAGGAATAACATTATGGGAGACTTAACATTACATTAAGAGACACTGTTTGCATATTCCAGGCTTTGGCATGTTACAACTAGAATAgcacttcttttaaaaagtgatcAGAAGATTatagattaaaataaataatatctaaaaaaaaaaaaaaaaagacaagctTAAGGTTAGTCACGTTACTAACGTACATGGAGCCTACACTATGAAACCCAGGAGACAAAACTCAATTATTTATAATGACATAACATATAGCTTCCTTTGAATGGGCAAATGCATGTTCAGCTCCCAACAGTGAAGCTGaatcctcattttttttaaataaaaaaaaattgctcatagcttttaaaaaacaaagtttgCTGTAAGACTAGCTTCTACCTTTACATTATGTATGTTTTGTGAAATTAAATACAACAATACCATCTTAGCATAACCACCAGCATTTAGTTTCAGTTGCTACAAGCCACATTTACTACAGAAAGCAGCACTAGGTGGTGGACAGACTAATATTATCATCAGGTATTGGAAATGAGCCACTGCAGAAAACAGGCAAACAAAGGAAGCTCGTCACAACCTCCACCTTCACTGAGCAGTCTGAATTGAAAGGATGAGATAGGCAGATAGAGAGCTGCCACATTACCAGACATTCACACACAACACAGACAAAAAGCAACCCCTGTTGAATGCACTACAATAACCTCTTCAGTGCTGCTTCCTGGAGTAAAAATGCAGGTGCTTAATTGTTTTACTGTATGGTGCTCTATGCCTCTAAGAGAACAGTATTAACATCAGAAGATAGAAATATAGGTCAGCCTGTTCCAATCCACACAAAGTGTGAGAGATGCACCAGCCTTTTGAAGTGGTTGGCAATGGTGCTACTTGTAAGGACACCAGAAGGTCATGCTGTGATTTACAGCCTGAAAACATCACAGGCCAAGCCTCAGTTAACAGACACCCTGCAGACATGAGGGGGTTCAGTATAAAATCATCTATTTGGCCTGGAAACTGCAGCTCTTCTCAGCACCTTCCAAAAGGGCATGGATTTTATCAGGGAGAAGGCTGAAACTCTTGCAAGTCACTCACCACATTTTGCTTGGTCGTAGCTTCCAGGGTCTGGATCACATAAAGCCTGTTCCTGCAGCGCAAGCTCTCCACGTCCTCATAGCGAATATCACCGtatctctgaggagaaaagcaCCAGTCCATGCAGtcagctgctgggagacaaTCTAAACAAGTACCTTTGTCTCTCTTGCATCTAATAAGCACAATATAGACATGGACACAAAGGAAGATCACAGAAaatctgaggaaaaaataatttattagagCACTAACATTCTCCTTAACCAGTGTAACTTTTAAAAAGGTGTTTAAAAGTGTTTCAGAGAGCGATGGACAAAGAAGAAACTGGAGTAGTTCCCtgtgtgggaagaaaaaagaagggattTTACTGTGTGTTGGCTCTATACCCAACTCTGTTATCACATGGTGACTACTTCTGCAAGGCAGCAAAGTCTAAGATGTGCATGTTTTCAGAGACTGAAGTTCACTCTAGTGAAATTAAGAAATCAGCTAAGTAATTTCTGAATCATTTCTGGCTACCTCTGTAATTTCTGAAGGACATGAAAGGTGTCTGAGCACTGGAGTGAATAAATGCATTTATCTTTGAAGAAAAGTGGGATAGGAGGCAAGAACTAGAAAGAGATTACCAGAGAAATCATGGAACAAATTATTAAACAATTAAAATCTAAACAGAAACCAGCTGATCAAAACCGGACATTCTTTATCAAGACCATGTCAAATCgattaaatttccttttatgaAAAAATTCAATAGATTCAACTTCTCTTCTGTAAGTTTTTTGACACTTTTCAGCAGCATGGGCAATCAGGAAGACATGGCCTAACCATGACCACCATGCACCATGGGCAAAACTGCTTCTAATAACAAACTTTGAGAACAAATGAGTTATAAACAACCAAATTAGGCAGGACTTCCAGAAGCTTTTCCCCCTGCAGTGTGTTTGTCCCCTTATCAGCAATACCCTTTAAACAAGATATGAAAAACTGCAACACAGACAAAAGAGTCTGAGGACATTAACTTTGATGAAAGGTTAAAGGAACTGGTTGTATTAAACCTAGCAAAAGAACAGATCTCCCTTTTAGGAGAGCAATCTGCTAAAACTCATTCTTCTCACTTAGAGTCATGATGAGGCTGGACTCCAactgagcagcctgatctagctgtccctgctcacttcAGGGGGGTTGGATTAGGTGGTCTTTAAAAGCCCCTGTCAACCAAAACTATTCTATAACTGATTCTATGACCAGACTTGAAAAGGTAAATGATGAACAACCACCTAACAGCAGCAAGGAGCTATggagaaaaccacagccaactCTCCTCAATAGTGCTTTATGAACATCCGAGAGAAATTAACTCAGTATTTTCCCACATGGGCAGACAAACCCTATGATGAACTAGAGTTTTTGCAGATTTTCTTTTATGGAACTGTTTTAACAACACTAGACTTTTTAAAGGATGATCTGGGAGGATGCTGGACAGGAAGCTGAACTGGATAAGCTGTTGAGTTTTCTTCCAGAACTGTCTTTCTGTGTTCCTGTGGAGACCACTACCAGCATCCCTGTGGTTTGAAACAACATGGAAGCAGAGAGAAATTGCATCTCTGAATTGTAACTCATTCACTGGTCTGGCTTCTGAGCACTGGTATTGGTCAATGGCCTTAGTAAGAATATACATACAATATATAATGAAAATCTGAATTAATATGATAAAATGTTATACAGTCTTCCATTCTCTAGGTAAACATGACTTCTTCATGCCTGATTAGACTGACAAAGAATCTGCATTTGTGCATGAGTTAAAGGAATGAAACTgaactacattttaaaattcaacaAAGTAACAAGCCAAATTTCTACCAATCCAGACAGAGTTTCTACCCTAGTTTGTACAATGCAACTGCACTGTTTCAAAGTAGCCCATGAAACACTAACACTGCACAGGATGCAAAAACATGCCCACAAGAACACATACTTCATTTGACTCTCGGATCAGATCAGTGATGTCCACTTTTGGATGGTCACTCTTTGTGTCACTGAGGTTggagccctgctgcacagctggaggtAAAGGACTGTCTTTGTTAGTGACACTGTCAAAAAATCTGCACAAAGCAAACACATGAGAAATCAGCAGGAAGCAGTTTATCACAACAAAACAATAACATTGGCATCTACTGAAGAAAAAGCGAGTagagaatgggaaaaaacaaagaatatCAGAGTCAGTAGCACAAATGTGCTATAACAGTAACAAAGATACACAAACATTGGAACTGCCCACCCAGAGAAGGCTGTAGAACTTCTAGCCTTGGGAGTTTTTAGGACTGAGCTTATGTGATCTAGTGCTAGCAGCAATCCCCTTTTGAGTGGGAAGTCAAACTAGACTCTttccaaggtcccttccacaTGGCAATCCCCTGGTTTTCCAATTCATTTAGCAAAGTTGTACTAACTGGGACAGAGAAAAAGGTTTGTCCTGAACTGTGAATAAGACAATCCTAATTCCCCTAGATGTATAAGACAAAAACATGCCTGATCTGTACCTGTTTAGCTCACCCACACAGCCAGCCTAAATAgatccagtggagaagccagATTTTACAATAATCCCCAGACTGCATGGTCGCATATCAAAAACTACATTTTCTTCAATAATTCTGTAGTTCCTACCCCATTCAAACATGCAGCATGTAAAAGCCTCACTAAACAGAAATTCTTATTATCAGTTCTTAACAGTCATAACTCGTTAACAGCTATAACAGTTAATTTTGCTGTTCTAATACTCCATGATAGACAACTACAGCATCAGCAAGAGAATTTAGTTAGTGAACAAAAAACAGTACAAGTTTTGTTTGCAGTACAGTTTAAAGTCAGTTAAAAGCACACTTCACGTTGCTAACACAGAACAAACATGTCATCATGACTGATGAGCTCGTCACATTTTTTTGgtcttatttctgttttaagcCATTAACAGCAGAGGATTCAGCAGCCTGAACTACAAGAACTAAGCTGAAGAACTTGCTGCTGTAAGTTGATGCCTGAACTGATGTCTGGAACAGCCATAATGGGCTTTAGATGTTCTCATCAAGGCAATCTGCCTTCTCTACATGGTACAAATTCAAGGTTAAAAGCACATAGCTTCTTCTTTAAAATTCACAAAATAGTTATGGTTTTAGTAGAACCTTAGGATGGGATGTTCAGAGGATCCAGCCCCACTTTCCAGCCACCTCTCCAAAATTTCAGCCTGAGATGAGCACTAATTCCTTTGAAGCCTTTGGAAGTCTTGGCTAGATGTCTTCTCAGCTACCTCAGAATGACTTATCTTTGTGCAATTATAGCAGCTGCTAAGTAGCCTGAATGAGTAACAGTTACACTGATACCTGTTGAGAACAGTGACTGCTTCTGCATCATCCTTACAAGTGAGTAACTTCTCCATGTTGTATTCCAGCACTGCAAGGCCCAGCTGCAAGATTGCCTTTATTCCATCATAGAAGAAACAGTCCACCACATTGACTGCACATTCAATTGGCAGCACACTGATAAAAAGGGTAAGGAACCAGGAGAGAGAGACCGAGGAGAAAAAAGTCATGTCCGTCATGTGGTCTGTCAACTGAGGCAGGTGAACCCTGATGAGCTCCTCAAACACTGCCTGATCTACCAAGGCACCTGCAGGGAAAGGATAACAAAACCACCACCCAAATCTTAACACAGAGAAGCACACTTCTCAGAGGACCAGCCAGAAACAAAGTTCCTGTCCTAGCACAGCGCTGTTGCACAAGCACACACAGGCCCAGCTGCATGGAGCCATTGGCTCCTTCCCCCCTGCAGGAAGCTGTGCTCTCCATGCCTGGGGGCAGAGCCTTGGGCATGCTTGAAGTGCATTGGCACTTTGGTGAGTACATGGCTGCTTCCAGTGACTCTCCTGACAGCCAGTACAATCCCTCTGCAACAAGAAAGAAACTTCACATCCCGTTTTCTTGTAACATATACACCTCTAAGAACTGCATATGAGATCAAAGTCCAAGTCTGGACCTGAAGTAACTCCTTTTTCTTTATCTAAACTGGCTAAGTTTCAAATAAATAGTATGAATTGCACTTATAATTCCAAAAGAACAGTATAATAGTCTAACTGACTATTTCCTGAATAGCTATGCCTAGAATGCTGACAATAACTGAAAATCACATCCACGTCTATTTAAGGAAGAGTCATGGGATGTTCTCCATTTCCTATTTCACAATACTGAAACAAATGCAATGGTTTCTCTCCACTGGTCAGTCTTCAGCTCATTCCTTACATTTGTTCTTAATGAATAACCACTGACATTCAATATAGGCAGACATTCAGTTCAAGATAGATAAAAAAGCAGATGGATGTTACCAATGATTCGGCGATTGAAATAATCAGGGAGCATCCTTTCACACACAGCAACCAAAAGCCAGAATGCTTCCTCCTCTTTAGCATACAGCAGAAGCACTGATGTCAGAATATTCATTGCCTGCAACATTCAAACAAGAAAGGAAAGATTTAGGAGGAAAATATGGTGAAAACATAACTGGTATTATTTCTTAGAATTTATATTTCTGAAAGCACTTTACAGCACATTTTTAAAGTGCTGGGATAACCTACAGCCATATCCAGGACAAGAGTTTTACTTCTATGTtattaaatacagaaaagagTATCTAAagtacataaaaatatttttaagtgctATATGTCTTGTTAGAATGCAAATGCATATATGAAGTGGACATGACAGCATTTATAAACTAATCCAAGTACAATGTAAAAACTCATTTTACACAATGGCATGAAATAAGCAAAGTGAGCGAACCACTAAGCAAGAAACCATTCCACATTTCTGTGACAGATTTTACAGGCGCTACCATACTGCCATCATGAGCTAATATTTTAACAACCAACACTAAGACTCGCAAAACTGCTATACCTGACAATATCCAATTTGTGGATTCCTGAATGCATAAGCTGTAAGAACTCTCCTGAGGGCAGAAATTCCTGTGTCACTTTGAAAAGCAGGATGCTCAGGCAAGGAGCGACGTAAATCTCGTTCAATTTCATCAGTAGCCAAAGTGCACGTTCCTAAGGACTGTTCCACCAGCTCAGTGTAATAACCAGGGTTGGATGCCATATCATTTACAGCACCTGCCAATACATATTGCATTGCACAGTATTAGAGGACAACAGTAAAGCAGCAATTTGATTGTTTGCAATTTGTATAAAAATTTTGATGACTACTGAGGTACCTCATGAATCTCCAGATATTACTGAAGTAATGTGTCAGAGTAATTCTACTGGAATTAATGGAAACACTCAGCAATGAAAATTGCCAATGATGACCCCCAAAATGAACCAATTATACTTGTTATGCAATACCTGAGAAGAGTAGCCAGAGTTCTCCTCTTAGAGACTCTGGGATGCCTCTTACAACCAGGTCTCGCGTCTTCTTTGTTCGAAACATACTGACCCCATGGCCCCGTTCTGCAAACAGGATGTTCCATGACTgttccttcattttttctttcaactaCCAAAAGCAGAAGATAATAAGCATTAAGTATACTGGTAGATTCTCCTCAAGTGTCAGAGAACAGAAGTAAATTTTGCTCCCAGTTATATTCATATAAACTGGAAAGTGCAGCGTTGTGATCCGTATGGATGTGTGAAATGAGTGCTGAAGCAAATCAGAGCAAAATCCAGCCCATGCAGAGCACAAATTTAGCATAAAATGCCATCTCATACATGACCTACTATTCTTTAAAGTATGTTTATACAAGATGAGACAGAAGGTAGATCTAATTCAGTATCCCATCTGACAGAAACCAACAAGTGCCACAGCACAGGAGGTCAAACAGACATTTCTCTGAAGCAAAGCAATTGTTGATTGGGTGCTATAGCTCATGTGAGGCTCCAGGGCTGAGGCAGGGTGAATGTCATCACTACAATTTCTGTGCATGCAGCACTGAGATTTAACATTgttaaagaaattaaaggtaCTGAAAGGAAAAGTAGATTTTGTTCACTTTTGTTCACCATACTATAAAAAGCAGCACTTAAAAAACTGGACTCCCTTTTGTCCTGCCCAAAGGGTATTTGTTTTCTGGTATTTCTAATATAAAAAATTTCATATCCTAATTTACTCAGTTCTGctgaaagatttatttttaaataaaacctgtCTTCTTTCACATACTACGGAAAAGCAAAAATTGGATGATCTGCTGCAAAAACAACTACATATTCTCCAGAGCCTAACTCTTTTAGACAGTGgtgcagaagaaagaaacaaggaaGAAGTTAAATCAAT
This sequence is a window from Haemorhous mexicanus isolate bHaeMex1 chromosome 14, bHaeMex1.pri, whole genome shotgun sequence. Protein-coding genes within it:
- the TBC1D8B gene encoding TBC1 domain family member 8B isoform X1, with amino-acid sequence MWLKPEEVLLKNALKLWVQERSNQYFVLQRRRGYGEEGGGGLAGLLVGTLDAVLDSTSKVAPFRILHQTPDSQVYWSIACGSSREEITEHWEWLEHNVMKTLSVFDSNEDITSFVQGKIRGLIAEEGKYSFVREDDPEKFREGLMKFEKCFGLPEQEKLITYYSCSYWKGRVPCQGWLYLSTNFLSFYSFLLGAEIKLIISWDEISKLEKTSNVILTESIHVCSHGEDHYFSMFLHISETFLLMEQLANYAVRRLFDKETFENDPVLHDPLQITKRGLESYAHSKHFSAFFRLPKEESLKEVHECFLWIPFSHYNTHGKMCISENYICFASQDGSLCSVIIPLREVTGVDKGDPANRGVSISTKGKTAFRFTEVRDFGLLVAKLRMKCNATASPQHIISTEVAAGSATDSPKDFGAGQSKMGQRDNSKTVSTEALMTVYHPQDAENLDSKMLKEKMKEQSWNILFAERGHGVSMFRTKKTRDLVVRGIPESLRGELWLLFSGAVNDMASNPGYYTELVEQSLGTCTLATDEIERDLRRSLPEHPAFQSDTGISALRRVLTAYAFRNPQIGYCQAMNILTSVLLLYAKEEEAFWLLVAVCERMLPDYFNRRIIGALVDQAVFEELIRVHLPQLTDHMTDMTFFSSVSLSWFLTLFISVLPIECAVNVVDCFFYDGIKAILQLGLAVLEYNMEKLLTCKDDAEAVTVLNRFFDSVTNKDSPLPPAVQQGSNLSDTKSDHPKVDITDLIRESNERYGDIRYEDVESLRCRNRLYVIQTLEATTKQNVLRVVSQEVKFSPSDLEELYELFKKEHFLSCYWSVNSPVLQHHDASLPYLEQYRIDCQQFRVLCHLLSPWSHCANRDSLALWTFRLMDESSNCLINFKQFACVLDTMYNGSFTDKLKFLFKLHIPPAFTEVESLSPSKGDDLSKEELMHFSQLNVSSVGDNLESGSLKSSPEKGKGKVDIQAYLKQWQDELLKKEENVKDLPRMNQSQFIQFSKTLYNLFHGDPEEELLYRAIAVVTSLLLKMEEVGRRLQSPMSPVRSPAAVTEVAAEVPREMQEESSSAQTEGSRAQGLEGNHEWSFAFEQILASLLNEPAFVRFFEKPHDIKAKIESAKNLQLKARTRV
- the TBC1D8B gene encoding TBC1 domain family member 8B isoform X2, yielding MWLKPEEVLLKNALKLWVQERSNQYFVLQRRRGYGEEGGGGLAGLLVGTLDAVLDSTSKVAPFRILHQTPDSQVYWSIACGSSREEITEHWEWLEHNVMKTLSVFDSNEDITSFVQGKIRGLIAEEGKYSFVREDDPEKFREGLMKFEKCFGLPEQEKLITYYSCSYWKGRVPCQGWLYLSTNFLSFYSFLLGAEIKLIISWDEISKLEKTSNVILTESIHVCSHGEDHYFSMFLHISETFLLMEQLANYAVRRLFDKETFENDPVLHDPLQITKRGLESYAHSKHFSAFFRLPKEESLKEVHECFLWIPFSHYNTHGKMCISENYICFASQDGSLCSVIIPLREVTGVDKGDPANRGVSISTKGKTAFRFTEVRDFGLLVAKLRMKCNATASPQHIISTEVAAGSATDSPKDFGAGQSKMGQRDNSKTVSTEALMTVYHPQDAENLDSKMLKEKMKEQSWNILFAERGHGVSMFRTKKTRDLVVRGIPESLRGELWLLFSGAVNDMASNPGYYTELVEQSLGTCTLATDEIERDLRRSLPEHPAFQSDTGISALRRVLTAYAFRNPQIGYCQAMNILTSVLLLYAKEEEAFWLLVAVCERMLPDYFNRRIIGALVDQAVFEELIRVHLPQLTDHMTDMTFFSSVSLSWFLTLFISVLPIECAVNVVDCFFYDGIKAILQLGLAVLEYNMEKLLTCKDDAEAVTVLNRFFDSVTNKDSPLPPAVQQGSNLSDTKSDHPKVDITDLIRESNERYGDIRYEDVESLRCRNRLYVIQTLEATTKQNVLRVVSQEVKFSPSDLEELYELFKKEHFLSCYWSVNSPVLQHHDASLPYLEQYRIDCQQFRVLCHLLSPWSHCANRDSLALWTFRLMDESSNCLINFKQFACVLDTMYNGSFTDKLKFLFKLHIPPAFTEVESLSPSKGDDLSKEELMHFSQLNVSSVGDNLESGSLKSSPEKGKGKVDIQAYLKQWQDELLKKEENVKDLPRMNQALCEMPSLQLVLNL